Proteins from one Triticum aestivum cultivar Chinese Spring chromosome 7A, IWGSC CS RefSeq v2.1, whole genome shotgun sequence genomic window:
- the LOC123154135 gene encoding wall-associated receptor kinase 3 — protein sequence MERVASRQMPFPAVVAAVLLELLSAVVTAAGCSTSCGNISIPYPFGIEPDCYHEGFNLTCDYLYRPPKLFLGDGTVEVLEISIPNGTVRINSTNIMPMSHDIDGASRPNTSRYHTWGGLRERGPFFVAPDRNKFLVLSCNNIQVILMGEDNSTINACATYCPSLGNSDAQPQLIRYLLLHGECSGLGCCNGGIPKGYTSYHIQLQPSNDSSSDAKSSVYIAEEGSYNISKLMSEPRGVALPALLDWVISNSSCQKQNSVAPGCRSSNSFFQNYTSYVYNGYQCRCSAGYRGNPYILDGCQDIDECVHKEAHSCHGICENTPGTFYCRCPDGTYGNPSIEGGCIKITNYSAGLIIGIVISGVSILLLALSAPFVTRMVKLRKVKKMREKLFNQNHGLLLQQLISQKADIGERMMFTLGDIEKATNNFDKSREVGGGGHGVVYKGILDLHVVAIKKSKIVVQREIDEFINEVAILSQINHRNVVKLLGCCLETEVPLLVYEFISNGTLYHHLHVEGPKSLSWDDRLRIALEIARALAYLHSATSMPIFHRDIKSSNILLDESLIAKVSDFGASRYIPIDQTAVMTAVQGTLGYLDPMYYYTGRLTDKSDVFSFGVLLIELLTRKKPYVYRSDNDAGLVAHFVSSLKKGDLADIVDPQVMEEEDDGELQEVAMLAAMCTRLEGESRPTMKEVEMALENLRARKKPAPCNSAAMRYDGDQIVVQYNSIEDLLAKKDMPVEGGAEESSRQYTMEEEIMLSARYPR from the exons ATGGAGAGAGTAGCAAGTAGGCAAATGCCCTTCCCAGCTGTGGTTGCCGCGGTGCTGCTGGAGCTACTAAGTGCAGTGGTGACAGCAGCAGGATGCAGTACAAGTTGTGGTAACATCAGCATCCCCTATCCATTCGGCATCGAGCCTGATTGCTACCATGAGGGCTTTAATCTCACCTGTGACTACTTGTACCGCCCTCCCAAACTTTTCCTTGGCGATGGCACTGTCGAAGTGCTCGAGATCTCCATCCCCAACGGCACGGTTCGCATCAACAGCACCAATATCATGCCAATGAGTCATGATATTGACGGTGCATCCAGGCCCAACACAAGCAGGTACCACACATGGGGTGGCCTCAGAGAGAGAGGACCGTTCTTTGTTGCGCCAGATAGGAACAAGTTCCTTGTGTTGTCGTGCAacaacatccaagtcatcctcatgggAGAGGACAACTCCACCATCAATGCCTGCGCCACTTACTGCCCATCCTTGGGGAACTCAGACGCACAGCCTCAGCTTATCCGGTATCTACTTCTGCATGGTGAATGCTCGGGCCTTGGCTGCTGTAATGGAGGCATCCCAAAAGGTTACACTTCCTACCACATCCAGCTCCAGCCTTCCAATGACTCGAGCTCCGATGCTAAATCGTCAGTATATATAGCCGAGGAGGGGTCCTATAACATCTCAAAACTCATGTCTGAACCTCGCGGTGTGGCACTTCCTGCCTTGCTAGACTGGGTGATCAGCAATTCATCATGCCAAAAGCAAAACTCTGTTGCTCCTGGATGCCGCAGCAGCAACAGCTTTTTTCAAAACTACACAAGCTATGTCTACAATGGCTACCAGTGCCGCTGCTCTGCCGGTTATCGTGGAAACCCTTACATCCTGGACGGATGCCAAG ATATTGATGAATGTGTTCATAAGGAAGCCCACTCATGCCATGGAATTTGCGAAAATACGCCTGGAACGTTTTACTGCCGCTGCCCTGATGGGACATATGGGAACCCCTCTATAGAAGGGGGGTGTATCAAGATCACAAATTACTCTGCAG GTTTAATCATAGGCATAGTAATCAGCGGTGTCTCAATTTTGCTTCTGGCACTTAGTGCTCCATTTGTTACACGTATGGTGAAGCTAAGGAAGgtgaagaaaatgagagaaaagttATTCAACCAAAATCATGGGTTGCTATTGCAGCAGTTAATATCACAAAAGGCAGATATTGGTGAAAGGATGATGTTTACCTTGGGGGATATAGAGAAGGCCACAAACAATTTTGACAAGTCTCGTGAGGTTGGTGGCGGCGGACATGGTGTCGTGTATAAAGGAATTCTAGACCTACATGTTGTTGCCATCAAGAAATCAAAGATTGTAGTACAAAGGGAAATCGATGAATTCATCAATGAGGTTGCTATTCTTTCTCAAATCAACCATAGAAATGTGGTGAAGCTCCTGGGATGCTGCCTTGAGACAGAAGTGCCTCTATTGGTTTATGAGTTCATTTCAAATGGAACCCTATACCACCATCTTCATGTTGAAGGACCAAAATCACTATCATGGGATGATCGTTTAAGGATTGCACTTGAGATTGCTAGAGCTCTAGCCTATCTGCACTCGGCTACTTCAATGCCCATATTTCATAGAGATATCAAGTCCTCCAACATACTTCTGGATGAGAGCTTAATAGCAAAGGTGTCAGATTTTGGAGCCTCAAGGTACATCCCAATTGATCAAACGGCAGTGATGACAGCTGTTCAAGGAACACTTGGTTATTTAGACCCCATGTACTATTACACAGGTCGACTAACAGACAAGAGCGATGTTTTCAGTTTCGGCGTTCTCCTTATAGAATTGCTAACCAGGAAGAAACCGTATGTGTACAGATCAGATAATGATGCCGGCCTTGTAGCACATTTTGTCTCATCACTCAAAAAAGGCGACCTTGCTGACATAGTAGACCCGCAAgtcatggaagaagaagacgatggagagCTCCAAGAAGTAGCCATGCTAGCGGCGATGTGCACGAGATTGGAAGGAGAGAGCCGACCAACAATGAAGGAAGTGGAGATGGCCCTTGAAAATTTGCGAGCCAGGAAGAAGCCTGCTCCATGTAATTCAGCAGCAATGAGATACGACGGCGATCAGATTGTTGTGCAGTATAATTCAATTGAAGATTTACTCGCCAAGAAGGATATGCCCGTTGAAGGGGGTGCTGAGGAATCGAGCAGACAATACACTATGGAAGAGGAAATCATGCTGTCAGCAAGGTACCCCAGATGA